A region from the Lentimonas sp. CC4 genome encodes:
- a CDS encoding sigma 54-interacting transcriptional regulator: MTRDQLNTLLRGVHALFVLNPFSDARADKEAEILAELGPPPTEPSQAPTFSPQLHTLIRWLEAAEPELLKLGSAGKLPKKWNDALPSFAFFSLYHQVAADLDRLIQRNQEDLPKNRALFRKVQDGIAERHTLIAHAPDRIWNRPEHLLACFYQVRRAYYFIHHEIAGQSQPIKKMRMQIWESVFTKDMMSYQQWMYDAVGRFPTLVLGPSGSGKEVVARAIGLSRFIPYDIKAGRFITSAQASFHPVNLAALSETLIESELFGHRKGSFTGAMTDRAGLFATAGSYGTVFLDEIGEVSQATQVRLLRLLQSGEFQAIGDNRPAYFTGKVIAATHRDLHAEMRDGRFREDFYYRLCGDQVSTVALHDILRDRPEDLSTSVNYICTKLFGSEGAQHLCSRILNTLERDVPNNYTWPGNFRELEQAVRNIVVRDEYTPVPSHAAESIDDILQGSHHTLAEWNHIYVQQAFKNAGSYREAARRLDVDQRTIKKWVSEHGS, encoded by the coding sequence ATGACTCGCGACCAACTAAATACCCTACTACGAGGGGTGCACGCGCTCTTTGTGCTCAACCCCTTCAGCGATGCACGGGCCGATAAAGAAGCCGAAATTCTAGCCGAACTTGGTCCACCGCCAACCGAACCCAGCCAAGCGCCCACCTTCTCACCACAACTCCACACACTGATCCGTTGGCTTGAAGCGGCCGAACCCGAACTACTCAAACTAGGCAGTGCTGGTAAACTCCCCAAGAAGTGGAACGACGCGCTGCCGTCCTTCGCTTTCTTCAGCCTCTACCACCAAGTCGCCGCTGACCTCGATCGACTCATTCAGCGTAATCAAGAAGACCTCCCTAAGAACCGCGCACTCTTCCGTAAAGTTCAAGACGGCATAGCCGAGCGCCACACTTTGATCGCCCACGCACCCGATCGCATTTGGAACAGACCCGAGCACCTACTTGCCTGCTTCTACCAAGTGAGACGCGCCTACTATTTCATCCACCACGAAATCGCAGGGCAAAGCCAGCCAATCAAAAAAATGCGTATGCAGATTTGGGAGAGTGTCTTTACCAAAGACATGATGAGTTATCAGCAATGGATGTATGATGCAGTCGGACGCTTCCCGACACTCGTTCTCGGCCCATCGGGCTCAGGCAAAGAAGTCGTCGCACGCGCCATCGGACTGTCCCGATTCATCCCTTACGACATCAAAGCAGGTCGCTTCATCACATCCGCACAAGCGAGCTTCCACCCCGTTAATCTCGCGGCACTCTCGGAAACACTGATCGAGTCCGAACTCTTCGGGCACCGCAAAGGTTCTTTCACTGGTGCAATGACTGACCGCGCAGGACTGTTCGCCACTGCTGGTAGTTATGGCACCGTCTTTCTCGACGAGATCGGTGAAGTCAGCCAGGCCACACAAGTGCGCTTACTACGACTCTTACAGTCCGGCGAATTCCAAGCAATCGGCGATAATCGACCAGCCTACTTCACCGGCAAAGTGATCGCCGCCACACACCGCGACCTGCATGCTGAAATGCGCGACGGACGTTTCCGCGAAGACTTTTACTACCGACTCTGCGGCGACCAAGTCAGCACCGTCGCACTCCACGACATCCTACGCGATCGCCCCGAAGACTTAAGCACATCCGTCAATTACATCTGCACAAAACTCTTTGGCAGCGAAGGCGCGCAACACCTTTGTAGTCGAATTTTGAATACACTTGAGCGCGATGTTCCAAACAACTATACATGGCCCGGAAACTTCCGCGAACTAGAGCAAGCCGTGCGCAACATCGTCGTGCGCGATGAATATACTCCCGTGCCTAGCCATGCAGCGGAATCGATCGACGACATCCTGCAAGGCAGCCACCACACGCTCGCCGAATGGAATCACATCTACGTGCAACAAGCATTCAAAAATGCCGGCAGCTACCGCGAAGCCGCCCGCCGACTCGATGTGGATCAGCGCACGATTAAAAAGTGGGTCAGTGAACACGGCAGCTAA